Proteins encoded within one genomic window of Streptomyces taklimakanensis:
- a CDS encoding replication initiator — MTSADRRAVLDRAARLRHLSGAERDIIRLASDPLFPRWLEQITATGGCTHPVHLAGSTTTYDALTGEVLHHYDTTNEPGERLSVRCRNRRSTVCAPCSRLHAGDTFHLVRAGLVGGKNVPDDVRDRPRLFLTLTAPGFGPVHRATDGSPCRPRRAADECEHGRPAGCPAVHDASDPLVGQPICPGCYDYCGHVLWHAYTGRLWKAFTDNLYNHLAARTGRTRTGLRRAVRLSYAKVAEYQKRAAVHVHAVLRLDGAGGPAIAPPAWLDADTLTRAVHTAAAAIRLPTVHSAALGEYVLRWGTQLDVRPLRAFDGPEGLTDDAVAAYVAKYVTKGAADTAAGLDHRLTGPDDLHTAPVSAHIRTLMATCWRLGGLPELEPLRLRAWAHTLGYRGHILTKSRAYSTTYAALRAERAEYERTAQGSELSPGPDTVTDAHWCYVGSGHSPGAALIAAGIAEDLARNREIARAELAAGDLDGGAG; from the coding sequence ATGACCTCGGCTGACAGGCGCGCCGTGCTCGACCGCGCGGCGCGCCTGCGCCATCTCTCCGGCGCCGAACGCGACATCATCCGCCTCGCCTCCGACCCGCTGTTCCCGCGCTGGCTGGAGCAGATCACCGCCACCGGCGGCTGCACACACCCCGTACACCTGGCGGGCTCCACCACCACCTACGACGCGCTCACCGGTGAAGTCCTGCACCACTACGACACCACGAACGAGCCGGGCGAGCGGCTGTCGGTCCGCTGCCGCAACCGCCGCTCCACCGTCTGCGCCCCCTGCTCCCGCCTCCACGCCGGGGACACCTTCCACCTGGTGCGCGCCGGACTGGTCGGCGGCAAGAACGTCCCCGACGACGTACGGGACCGGCCGCGGCTGTTCCTGACCCTGACCGCCCCCGGCTTCGGCCCGGTCCACCGCGCGACCGACGGCTCACCGTGCCGCCCCCGGCGGGCTGCCGACGAGTGTGAGCACGGGCGCCCGGCCGGCTGCCCGGCCGTGCACGACGCGTCCGATCCGCTCGTTGGCCAACCGATCTGCCCCGGCTGCTACGACTACTGCGGCCACGTGCTGTGGCACGCCTACACCGGGCGGCTGTGGAAGGCGTTCACCGACAACCTCTACAACCACCTGGCCGCCCGTACCGGGCGCACCCGGACCGGGCTGCGCCGGGCGGTGCGCCTGTCCTACGCCAAGGTGGCCGAGTACCAGAAGCGCGCGGCCGTCCACGTCCATGCCGTGCTGCGCCTCGACGGCGCGGGCGGCCCGGCCATCGCGCCTCCGGCCTGGCTCGACGCCGACACCCTCACCCGTGCCGTGCACACCGCTGCGGCGGCCATCCGCCTGCCCACGGTCCACAGTGCCGCGCTCGGTGAGTACGTCCTGCGCTGGGGCACTCAGCTCGACGTCCGGCCGCTACGCGCCTTCGACGGCCCCGAAGGGCTGACCGACGACGCGGTCGCCGCATATGTGGCCAAGTACGTCACCAAGGGCGCCGCCGACACCGCCGCCGGCCTCGACCACCGACTGACCGGCCCCGACGACCTGCACACCGCCCCGGTCTCCGCGCACATACGCACCCTCATGGCGACCTGCTGGCGCCTGGGCGGCCTGCCCGAACTGGAACCGCTGCGGCTGCGGGCCTGGGCCCACACCCTCGGCTACCGGGGCCACATCCTCACCAAATCCCGCGCCTACTCCACCACCTACGCGGCCCTGCGCGCCGAACGCGCCGAGTACGAACGGACCGCACAGGGCTCGGAGCTGTCCCCCGGCCCGGACACGGTCACCGATGCCCACTGGTGCTACGTCGGCTCCGGTCACTCCCCCGGGGCCGCCCTCATCGCCGCGGGCATCGCAGAAGACCTGGCCCGGAACCGCGAGATCGCCCGTGCCGAGTTGGCAGCGGGCGACCTGGACGGTGGTGCGGGATGA
- a CDS encoding DEAD/DEAH box helicase: protein MSEANSAARPGLKGLDLKLGYDSSDRILETFYVPALSRAVRYDRSVGYFRSSSLSVAARGLSRFVNGGGRVRLLCGAEVSPGDREALLGETAIGPAFAKKLADALVTESEVDRRRLEVLAWLAREGRLEVRIAIPIDRDGMPRIGSDMDPYFHEKIGVLWDSIGDGVAFQGSVNESAQAWTRNFESFSVYPSWTEAATYFSHWKLKFEERWAGRMVGFKVYPLPDAAAERLLSMAPDVLPGERDPEEPEPMGDDAVVARYLQVAPALVGAEALPVATTGITLFPHQQQVVERLAGLYPRSWLLADEVGLGKTISAGMSLRRLLLSKRVRRALILAPANVCRQWQDELFEKFGLWVPRLDGGKIYGVHPKDVRVIPSGQSPWESADVLIASSHLARRPTEQKRLLANGPYDLVIVDEAHHARRTHIDENEYRPGRLLELLDRITQQGAAKALWLLTATPMQVAPIELRDLLVHVGLQGPLADPRAFEKYFREVGKGDGPKDPKTAWSWLDQTLRDTPRLPRTAAEDAFLRQTRERLGPVVAARIEKFGTGDLSGEEIVRELAPEGRAALRGWLSLLSPVGQFVTRHSRETLKMYRDRGLLTENLADRDTKPIVIPFRDEEQELYDELDDLIDRLMAAHGSRRGAGFVLTVYRRRLTSSWAAIQSTLTKRLNREKLALDDDQAVEDLEEAWNDAGLETGDGHRVNDVQALPLTPAEIDDIRGYIDRMQHVPDSKFDRLRSDLNAARGRGHSTIVFTQYTDTLTYLRNKLVGAYRSQLATFTGEGGQVFREAEGWVDISKRDLVDAVRSGRVTVLLANDAASEGLNLQACSYLINYDMPWNPMRVEQRIGRVDRLGQARNVVHIRSYFIPNTVEQDVYAALAGRIDDFRQLLGKLQPILGATEHAFQTIFRAPKSERATVQQEAINALVNQIDQLRQEGVDFGAEDPMPLPIHAPSPVTLEDLREVLVERFAAVLDKEGRPVTFDPSRASRDGESWTALATYGHPALAEALARRAGPNVPDDSALVITGDGAWPTVAVRADRTPPVPVQGLRDVDSLGAAAARGQAEEEANNIRIHAARKQRNYEDALATTRRQQVLSGIHMKFVELVHEALASGCAAARYDGGVKVDPITVWHKLNGETTIWGYADATRKKLGIPLAQLIPARLSTQVEPISPDEWDERRRALGLQLRELMVSLRAAMFKG, encoded by the coding sequence ATGTCTGAGGCGAACTCGGCGGCGCGGCCTGGGCTGAAGGGCTTGGACCTGAAGCTTGGCTACGACTCGAGCGACCGTATCCTGGAGACGTTCTACGTGCCCGCCCTGTCCCGGGCAGTGCGGTATGACCGGTCGGTTGGTTATTTTCGGTCATCGTCGCTGAGCGTTGCAGCGCGGGGACTGTCGCGGTTCGTCAACGGTGGCGGGCGTGTGCGGCTGCTCTGCGGTGCGGAAGTAAGTCCTGGGGACCGAGAGGCTCTCCTTGGCGAGACTGCCATCGGGCCAGCGTTCGCCAAAAAGCTCGCAGACGCGCTGGTCACCGAGTCGGAAGTAGACCGCCGACGTCTGGAGGTACTGGCCTGGCTGGCTAGGGAAGGGCGCCTCGAAGTACGGATTGCCATCCCGATCGATCGCGACGGAATGCCGAGGATCGGCAGCGACATGGACCCCTATTTTCACGAGAAGATCGGAGTTCTGTGGGATAGCATCGGGGACGGGGTCGCCTTCCAGGGGTCCGTCAACGAGTCCGCGCAGGCGTGGACCCGCAACTTCGAGTCGTTCTCGGTCTATCCGTCCTGGACGGAGGCTGCCACGTACTTCAGCCATTGGAAGCTGAAGTTCGAAGAACGCTGGGCTGGCCGGATGGTCGGTTTCAAGGTGTACCCGCTGCCCGATGCGGCGGCGGAACGCCTGCTCAGCATGGCGCCGGACGTCCTTCCGGGAGAACGAGACCCGGAGGAACCGGAGCCAATGGGCGACGATGCCGTTGTCGCCCGATACCTGCAAGTGGCTCCCGCCCTCGTAGGTGCTGAGGCGCTGCCGGTCGCCACCACAGGCATCACGCTCTTCCCTCACCAGCAGCAGGTGGTCGAACGGCTCGCTGGACTCTACCCGCGGTCGTGGCTTCTGGCGGACGAGGTCGGGCTCGGTAAGACGATTTCCGCTGGCATGTCGTTGCGTCGCCTCTTGCTGTCGAAGCGTGTCCGTCGTGCTCTGATCCTCGCGCCTGCCAACGTCTGCCGTCAGTGGCAAGATGAGCTTTTTGAGAAGTTCGGCCTATGGGTTCCTCGGCTCGACGGGGGAAAAATCTACGGTGTTCATCCAAAAGACGTACGAGTAATCCCCTCAGGCCAAAGCCCTTGGGAGTCCGCCGATGTCTTGATCGCCTCCAGCCATCTGGCGCGCCGGCCAACCGAACAGAAGCGACTCCTTGCGAACGGGCCGTATGATTTGGTGATTGTTGACGAGGCGCACCACGCACGTCGCACTCACATCGATGAGAATGAATACCGCCCGGGACGGTTGCTGGAACTGCTCGACCGCATCACTCAGCAGGGCGCGGCGAAGGCGTTGTGGCTGCTGACCGCTACACCGATGCAGGTTGCTCCTATCGAGCTACGCGATCTGCTCGTGCACGTGGGATTGCAAGGTCCCCTGGCCGACCCCCGAGCATTTGAAAAGTACTTCCGCGAAGTTGGCAAAGGGGACGGTCCAAAGGATCCTAAGACGGCCTGGTCCTGGTTGGACCAGACACTGCGGGACACACCCCGCCTGCCGCGAACTGCTGCCGAAGATGCATTCTTGCGGCAGACCAGGGAACGGCTGGGACCAGTTGTTGCTGCGCGGATTGAGAAGTTCGGCACCGGCGACCTGAGCGGTGAGGAGATCGTCAGGGAGCTGGCACCGGAAGGGCGCGCAGCTCTGCGAGGGTGGCTCTCCCTGCTCAGTCCTGTCGGACAGTTTGTCACCAGGCACAGCCGCGAAACGCTGAAGATGTATCGGGATCGCGGCCTGCTCACAGAGAATCTCGCGGACCGGGATACCAAGCCGATCGTCATTCCATTCAGGGATGAGGAGCAGGAGCTCTACGATGAGCTTGACGACCTCATTGACCGCCTCATGGCAGCGCACGGCAGCAGGCGCGGCGCTGGCTTCGTGCTGACGGTCTACCGTCGGCGTCTCACCTCCTCGTGGGCTGCGATCCAGTCCACTCTCACGAAGAGGCTTAACCGCGAGAAACTCGCGCTGGATGACGACCAGGCTGTGGAGGACCTGGAAGAAGCATGGAACGATGCGGGCCTGGAGACTGGCGATGGGCACCGGGTCAACGACGTTCAGGCGCTGCCGCTGACGCCTGCGGAAATAGACGATATCCGTGGCTACATTGACCGAATGCAGCACGTTCCGGACTCGAAGTTCGATCGGCTGCGTTCCGACCTCAACGCGGCGCGAGGGCGTGGTCATTCGACCATCGTCTTCACCCAGTACACCGACACACTTACGTACCTCCGCAACAAACTCGTTGGCGCCTATCGCTCCCAGCTTGCGACCTTCACCGGTGAGGGTGGTCAGGTCTTCCGGGAGGCCGAAGGATGGGTCGACATCTCCAAGCGCGACCTCGTTGACGCCGTACGGTCTGGGAGGGTGACGGTGCTCCTGGCCAACGACGCGGCCAGTGAAGGTCTCAACTTGCAGGCGTGCAGCTACCTCATCAACTACGACATGCCCTGGAACCCCATGCGTGTCGAGCAGCGCATCGGGCGAGTGGACCGCTTGGGCCAGGCTCGTAATGTCGTGCACATCCGGAGTTACTTCATACCGAACACGGTCGAGCAGGATGTTTACGCCGCACTTGCCGGGCGAATCGACGACTTCAGGCAGTTGCTAGGGAAGCTCCAGCCGATCCTAGGTGCGACAGAGCATGCCTTTCAAACCATCTTTAGGGCACCCAAAAGCGAGCGGGCAACAGTGCAGCAAGAGGCGATCAATGCGCTGGTCAACCAGATCGACCAATTGCGTCAAGAGGGTGTCGATTTCGGCGCGGAAGATCCGATGCCTTTGCCCATTCATGCGCCTTCGCCGGTCACGCTGGAAGATCTTAGAGAGGTTCTCGTCGAGCGGTTCGCTGCGGTGCTCGATAAGGAAGGACGTCCTGTGACATTCGATCCTTCCCGCGCATCGCGCGACGGTGAGAGCTGGACTGCGTTGGCAACCTATGGCCACCCGGCTCTAGCCGAAGCTCTTGCCCGCCGAGCTGGCCCGAATGTCCCTGATGATAGCGCCCTTGTCATCACTGGTGATGGGGCATGGCCCACTGTTGCGGTACGAGCTGACCGTACTCCCCCCGTGCCTGTCCAAGGGCTAAGGGACGTGGACTCGCTTGGTGCGGCAGCCGCCCGTGGCCAGGCCGAGGAGGAAGCCAACAACATCAGGATTCATGCGGCGCGTAAGCAGCGTAACTATGAGGACGCGCTTGCTACCACCAGGAGACAGCAGGTTCTGTCCGGTATCCATATGAAGTTCGTTGAGCTCGTTCACGAGGCTCTCGCTAGCGGATGCGCAGCTGCCCGTTACGACGGTGGCGTCAAGGTTGATCCGATCACCGTATGGCACAAACTCAATGGAGAGACGACTATCTGGGGATATGCGGACGCGACTCGTAAGAAACTAGGTATTCCGTTGGCTCAGCTCATCCCGGCTCGACTTAGTACTCAAGTAGAGCCGATTAGTCCAGACGAATGGGATGAACGCCGACGTGCTCTAGGGCTTCAGCTGCGGGAGTTGATGGTTTCACTGCGGGCAGCTATGTTTAAGGGATAA
- a CDS encoding GntR family transcriptional regulator, whose amino-acid sequence MGEIQRPGALYKQVAAAIRDAIASGEFAPGAPLPSEAQLIARYQVSRPTVRNAIAALRSEGLIDVIHGKGSFVRGAPTPVLTIDRTVTRDTAGHFTTGHDAWKTAEEPSVYRTKTTATTGPLLALDEGEALFGVDRLLTDPATGTRALHRTLIPFATAEGTALAEHPDTEPARIYALLTEAGHTLSWTETTRARMPLPDERTTLQLPDATPVIHTTRTTLGRDDRPLILEELTTSGDRAQLAYRITADSPHQAQPTG is encoded by the coding sequence ATGGGAGAGATCCAGCGCCCCGGAGCGCTCTACAAGCAGGTGGCCGCCGCCATCCGCGACGCCATCGCATCCGGGGAGTTCGCGCCGGGCGCACCGCTGCCCTCAGAGGCCCAGCTCATCGCCCGCTACCAGGTCTCCCGTCCCACGGTGCGCAATGCGATCGCCGCCCTGCGCAGCGAAGGACTCATCGACGTCATCCACGGCAAGGGCAGCTTCGTCCGCGGCGCCCCCACCCCGGTCCTCACCATCGACCGCACCGTCACCCGAGACACCGCAGGCCACTTCACCACCGGCCACGACGCATGGAAGACCGCCGAGGAGCCCAGCGTCTACCGCACCAAGACCACGGCCACCACCGGCCCGCTCCTCGCCTTGGACGAAGGCGAAGCCCTCTTCGGCGTCGACCGACTCCTGACCGACCCGGCCACCGGCACCCGCGCCCTGCACCGGACCCTGATCCCGTTCGCCACCGCCGAGGGCACCGCACTGGCCGAGCACCCCGACACCGAGCCCGCGCGAATCTACGCCCTGCTCACCGAGGCCGGACACACCCTGTCCTGGACCGAGACCACCCGCGCCCGCATGCCGCTGCCCGACGAGCGCACCACGCTCCAGCTCCCCGACGCCACCCCGGTCATCCACACCACCCGCACCACCCTGGGCCGCGACGACCGCCCGCTGATCCTCGAAGAGCTCACCACCAGCGGCGACCGCGCCCAACTCGCCTACCGCATCACCGCCGACAGCCCCCACCAGGCCCAGCCCACCGGCTGA
- a CDS encoding DUF1156 domain-containing protein, protein MDAARILDGLRKEFPEGEDEYHAWFVKILGILGDPVAGRKAIKEALARGVRTDGNAYGYDRAFTVNPDQETIDRIHRLASLRAGEESTESRSAVLDLFSGGGSIPFEAARYGFNSVANELNPVASAILQGTVVLPGNLGPSFSQIIAEWGEKWSERIRKRLEKFFPTKNPDERLAYIWAHTVLCPTTGRSTPLAPDFWLVRSTPGKSVAVALEVEPGSDTYQLRIVEGPEAKLWGTRSTYKGGTATSIWTGETISGDYIRQASQSGKMGQMLLAVAVTRAGKNGRKFRTPNTSDLAAVSAAEKELAARMPGWEISDLIPAEAIDSVSNYDRGHRMYGINKWSDFFSTRQLLANVTALEELRTIVSEAREKIGSEKAKALALYLAFALDKMVDYNSRQCSWDSSRSKIRSTFDKHNFNFKWSFAEFDGAHALAPWAVNNAVVNHKKISALMSQRESLFSDARKSTARVIRGSATDLPLEDSSMDAIVTDPPYYDNVMYAEISDFFYVWLKRALRDTWPQFVDLVLTDKASEAVANPAIFKDVATATRKKGRSAKTGKTAVELADGRYEELLRQSFKESHRVLKERGALTVMFTHKRIDAWDTLGAALLDAGFSINASWPVHTESEHSTHQAKKNAAQSTIFLACRKRMNSEPAYWADIRHEVERAAEEAATRFAAEGMTGVDLTIATYGPVLSVLSERWPVYTGKLDDEGNPEVLRPDAALDLAREKVASLKKRQLLGGRDIDFDRVTDWYLLAWNDFAAAEFPYDEARKLSIATHLDLDDLAKRRKVVRQSSGSVTLLTPTQRATAGGLDPDAGEYDSWIDRLHALMLIYDSEGLGAAKAWLNRTRLADDPTFTAVFRAALHAIPRVKDKGDFARPEARILDSLRTALFDHVEAPADESDLAALDDQQDVLFDV, encoded by the coding sequence GTGGACGCAGCACGGATCCTGGATGGCCTGCGCAAGGAATTCCCAGAAGGCGAAGATGAATACCATGCGTGGTTCGTAAAGATTCTAGGAATTCTCGGAGACCCTGTTGCTGGCCGGAAGGCCATCAAGGAAGCACTGGCAAGGGGTGTCAGGACAGATGGAAATGCGTACGGCTACGATCGTGCGTTCACTGTTAACCCTGACCAGGAAACCATTGATCGCATCCATCGACTCGCCTCCCTCCGCGCTGGCGAAGAATCCACTGAGAGCCGGTCTGCAGTACTCGATCTGTTCTCTGGGGGCGGCTCGATTCCTTTTGAGGCGGCCCGCTATGGATTTAATTCAGTAGCAAATGAACTGAATCCAGTAGCCTCTGCAATTCTCCAAGGGACTGTGGTCCTTCCAGGTAATCTAGGGCCTTCCTTTTCTCAGATTATTGCCGAGTGGGGAGAGAAGTGGTCTGAGCGCATTCGGAAGCGCCTGGAAAAATTCTTCCCCACCAAGAACCCTGATGAGCGTCTGGCTTACATCTGGGCACACACGGTGCTGTGCCCAACCACGGGGCGGTCGACACCGTTGGCACCCGACTTCTGGCTAGTGAGATCAACTCCCGGAAAAAGTGTTGCAGTTGCCCTTGAAGTCGAGCCTGGATCCGACACCTATCAGCTCCGCATCGTTGAGGGGCCCGAGGCCAAACTGTGGGGTACCCGATCTACCTATAAGGGTGGTACCGCAACCAGCATCTGGACTGGCGAAACCATCTCTGGTGATTATATTCGCCAGGCATCCCAATCTGGCAAAATGGGCCAGATGCTTCTCGCCGTAGCCGTAACTCGAGCTGGAAAAAACGGTCGAAAGTTTCGCACGCCTAACACCAGTGACCTAGCCGCAGTTTCCGCTGCAGAGAAGGAACTTGCTGCACGGATGCCAGGCTGGGAAATTTCCGACCTTATTCCCGCAGAGGCGATCGACAGCGTATCCAATTACGATCGCGGGCATCGAATGTACGGAATTAATAAATGGTCTGATTTCTTCTCGACTCGCCAACTTCTCGCTAATGTGACAGCGCTTGAGGAGTTGCGGACCATTGTAAGCGAGGCCCGCGAGAAGATCGGCAGTGAGAAGGCAAAGGCTCTTGCTCTATATCTCGCCTTTGCCCTTGACAAAATGGTCGACTACAACAGTAGGCAATGTAGTTGGGATTCCTCTCGGTCCAAAATTAGGAGCACTTTCGACAAGCATAACTTCAACTTCAAGTGGTCGTTCGCGGAATTTGACGGCGCGCATGCTCTGGCGCCATGGGCAGTCAACAATGCGGTCGTGAATCACAAGAAGATCTCCGCGCTCATGTCTCAACGGGAATCCCTCTTCTCGGATGCCCGGAAATCGACGGCGCGAGTAATCCGGGGATCGGCCACCGATCTCCCGCTTGAGGATTCATCGATGGACGCTATCGTCACAGATCCTCCATATTATGACAATGTCATGTATGCGGAAATCTCTGACTTCTTCTATGTTTGGCTCAAGCGGGCCCTGCGTGATACCTGGCCTCAATTTGTCGACCTGGTGTTGACCGATAAGGCTTCGGAAGCCGTTGCGAATCCCGCAATCTTCAAGGATGTCGCTACTGCGACACGGAAGAAGGGGCGTAGTGCTAAAACAGGGAAGACCGCTGTAGAGCTAGCCGATGGTCGATACGAAGAGTTGCTGCGTCAATCGTTCAAGGAATCGCACCGTGTGCTAAAGGAACGGGGAGCCTTGACGGTAATGTTCACGCACAAGCGGATTGATGCTTGGGACACTCTGGGAGCAGCTCTACTCGATGCAGGATTTTCCATCAATGCATCCTGGCCGGTGCACACCGAAAGCGAGCACTCCACGCATCAAGCAAAGAAGAATGCGGCACAGTCAACAATCTTCCTGGCCTGCCGTAAGCGAATGAATAGCGAACCGGCATATTGGGCAGATATTCGACATGAGGTCGAGCGTGCTGCAGAAGAGGCGGCGACTCGATTCGCTGCCGAAGGAATGACTGGCGTGGACCTCACAATTGCCACTTATGGGCCTGTGCTGTCTGTGCTATCAGAGCGCTGGCCTGTCTACACCGGAAAACTGGATGACGAGGGAAACCCTGAAGTGCTGCGACCTGATGCGGCGCTTGATCTGGCGCGAGAGAAGGTCGCCTCGCTGAAGAAGCGACAGTTGCTCGGCGGTCGGGACATCGACTTCGACCGAGTCACTGATTGGTACCTGCTTGCATGGAACGACTTCGCTGCCGCAGAATTCCCGTACGACGAAGCTCGTAAGTTGTCGATCGCGACGCACCTAGACCTCGATGATCTCGCCAAGCGGCGCAAGGTAGTCAGACAATCGAGCGGCAGTGTCACCCTGCTGACGCCGACGCAGCGAGCTACGGCGGGTGGCCTTGACCCGGACGCTGGGGAGTATGACAGCTGGATCGATCGGCTGCACGCTCTGATGCTGATCTACGACTCGGAGGGGCTCGGGGCAGCCAAAGCCTGGCTGAACCGCACTCGCCTGGCTGACGACCCCACGTTCACTGCAGTTTTCCGTGCAGCGTTGCATGCGATTCCCCGAGTGAAGGATAAGGGTGATTTTGCACGGCCTGAAGCACGAATTCTCGACAGCTTGCGCACCGCTCTTTTCGATCACGTAGAGGCGCCAGCTGATGAGAGCGACCTCGCTGCCCTGGACGACCAGCAGGATGTGCTCTTCGATGTCTGA
- a CDS encoding FtsK/SpoIIIE domain-containing protein: MADLIPVVLALVAVVWLLGGGEWLRRRRPDWHWYLTGYPRTAARVVLTWRKVAQLNDLSVSYRPPRRVLGAVVVKGTALRSTPPRISFPCALPNGLSLLVRLRPGQTPAPFVEAAEALAHAWGVHSARVTSPRRGVVLITATAHDPLDDPRMPDDTDPSSLLSAVVGVLETGHAWVMDFRRVPHWLIVGATQSGKSTLLARLVAQLAPQPVALVGIDCKGGMELGLFGDRLSVLTTCRREAVAVLSALVTDMQERMHLCRRAGARSIWDLPEKSRPVPVVVIVDELAELYLTSGSKEDRAEAEQCSSYLLRLAQLGAALGVHLVVAGQRVGSDLGPGVTALRAQLTGRICHRVNDPGTAEMTLGDLHKDAVIVAQTIGTGQKGVAVTTDDTDGWVRGRSHLTTPDEARRIAAEHAGIAPRLPILTAALDGCEQG; the protein is encoded by the coding sequence ATGGCAGACCTGATCCCGGTCGTCTTAGCGCTGGTGGCGGTGGTCTGGCTGCTGGGTGGCGGCGAGTGGCTTCGCCGGCGGCGGCCGGATTGGCACTGGTACCTGACCGGCTACCCGCGCACCGCCGCGCGGGTGGTACTGACCTGGCGGAAGGTCGCACAGCTCAACGACCTGTCCGTCTCCTACCGGCCGCCTCGGCGCGTGCTCGGCGCAGTGGTGGTCAAGGGCACGGCACTGCGCTCGACGCCTCCGCGGATCTCCTTCCCGTGCGCTCTGCCGAACGGCCTGTCGCTGCTGGTGCGGCTCCGCCCTGGGCAGACTCCGGCCCCGTTCGTGGAAGCGGCCGAAGCGCTGGCGCATGCCTGGGGCGTGCACAGTGCGCGGGTCACCTCCCCTCGGCGGGGCGTCGTGCTCATCACGGCGACGGCACACGATCCGCTCGATGATCCGCGCATGCCGGACGACACCGATCCGTCGTCGCTGCTGTCGGCGGTGGTCGGTGTGCTGGAGACCGGCCATGCGTGGGTGATGGACTTCCGGCGCGTACCGCACTGGCTGATCGTCGGGGCCACGCAGTCGGGCAAGTCCACGCTCCTGGCCCGGCTCGTCGCACAACTCGCGCCGCAGCCGGTCGCCCTGGTCGGTATCGACTGCAAGGGCGGCATGGAGCTGGGGTTGTTCGGGGACCGACTGTCGGTGCTGACCACCTGTCGCCGTGAGGCGGTGGCCGTGCTGAGCGCGCTCGTCACCGACATGCAGGAGCGTATGCACCTGTGCCGCCGGGCCGGTGCCCGGTCCATCTGGGACCTGCCGGAGAAGTCGCGGCCGGTGCCCGTGGTGGTGATCGTCGACGAACTGGCGGAGCTGTATCTGACCAGCGGGTCGAAGGAGGACCGGGCGGAGGCCGAACAGTGTTCCAGTTACCTGCTGCGGCTGGCCCAGCTCGGCGCGGCCCTGGGGGTGCACCTGGTGGTCGCCGGACAGCGGGTCGGCTCCGACCTGGGGCCGGGCGTGACCGCGCTGCGGGCCCAGCTCACCGGACGCATCTGCCATCGGGTCAACGATCCCGGCACGGCGGAGATGACCCTGGGCGATCTCCACAAAGACGCCGTGATCGTCGCGCAGACCATCGGCACTGGACAGAAGGGTGTCGCGGTCACCACCGATGACACCGACGGCTGGGTGAGGGGCCGCTCGCACCTGACCACTCCGGACGAGGCGCGGCGCATCGCCGCGGAGCACGCGGGCATCGCTCCGCGCCTGCCCATCCTGACCGCCGCTCTGGACGGGTGCGAGCAGGGATGA